Within the Dechloromonas denitrificans genome, the region CGGGCGCGCAGGCCGAGATGGCCAACGACATCGGCCGGCAGATCGGCGCTGAAGCCGGCATCGTCGTCTACGCTGCGCGGATAGAAATCGTAGAGGTTGGCGAAGGCGAGGAAATAGTCGTAACGCCAGCTGACCTTCATCTGCTGGATCACGCCGATCTTGTCTTCACCGGCGTACTCGCCGCGCTCGACCGCGACCGACTGGAGGGGCAGGAATTTGTACTGGTAATAGTCGTCCACCGCCGGATCGACCAGCGGGCGCCAGTTCCAGCCTTCGGCGATCTGGTTGAAAGCCATCCGGTAAAGGGCCTCAGCCCGCTGCCCGACGACCTCGACGGAAAAACCGGAACTGGCCGCAAGATCGACATCGACTTCGATTGGCTTGCCGGCCAGGGCGTGCGGATCGGCCTGCGTCAGGCTCTCGAACTGCCGATCGGCCGGTTCGGTGGCATGAACCGGGGCAAAGAAGGCGGCAACCGTGGCTGCTGCAAGTACTTTTCGGAGAAGAATCATGGCGATATCGGATGCGGCCATGAGGGCACGCAAACAGGCGACATATTGAAATCAGCCGGCGCCGCGGCCCATGACGCACATCAACAAATCCTGATATGACTCAGACTTGGGTCTGCGTCACCGCCTTGCGGAAACGCAACAGCGCGACGAAGAAGAAGCAGGCGCCGATGGCCGTCATGGCCAGCAAATCCTGCCAGATGCCGTCGATTCCCGCGCCCCGGTAGAGTATCCCCTGGGCCAGCCGGACAAAATAGGTGGTCGGCGCGGCGAGCATGATGTTCTGCACCATCTCCGGCATGCTCTCGCGCGGCGAGACGCCGCCCGACAGCATGAGCAGCGGCAGGATGCTGAGAATCAGGAGCAGGCCGAATTGCGGCATCGAGCGGGCCAGGGTGCCAAGGAAGATGCCGATCGAGGCCGCAGCGAACAGGTAGCACGCCGCCGCCGCCAGGAACAGCGGGATCGAGCCGGCGATCGGTACGGCCAGCACCTGGCGGACCATCACCAGCAGCGCGAAGGTGACGCCGCACAGCACGATCATCCCGTTGGCCCAGATCTTGGCCATCATGATTTCGAGCGGGGTCAGCGGCATGACCAGCAAATGTTCGATGGTGCCGTGCTCGCGCTCGCGGATGAAGGCGGCGCCGACCAAGATGATGGTCAGCATGGTGACGTTGTTGATCACCTCCATGACGCCGCCGAACCAGAAACCGTTGAGGTTGGGATTGAAGCGGACCCGGCTGGTCAGCTTGATCGGCGTTGCGGCGCTGTCGCGCCGACCGGTCAGGTATTCATTGACCTCGCCGAGCGCGATGCTCTTGATGTAAGTGGCGCCGATGAAGGCCTGCGACATGATGGTCGCGTCGATATTGAGCTGGACGTCAGGCACCTTGCCAGCCTGCACGTCGCGCTGAAAATGCGCCGGGATGACCAGCGTGAAATTGTAGCGGCCGGCATCCATGCCGGCATCGAGTTCGGCCAGCGAGATCATCTGCGGCTGGCGGAAGAACGGCGGGTAGAAGGCATCGACGAGCCGACTGGAGAGCGGCGACTGGTCCTCGTCAACGATGGCGATCGGGGCGTTGTGCAACTCCTGCGAAACGCCGGTCGCCGCGGTGTAGATGGCGCCGGAGAAAGCCCAGCAGATCAGCACCATCAACGTCTTGTCGGCGCGCAGGCTTTTCAGCTCCTTGAGGCCGAGGCGGAAGATGTTGGAGAGGCTGGGCAGGCGCATGTTATTTCTCCTGCTTTTTGAGCAGCACCACCGACAGCACGGTCAGCACGGGGATGAAGCAGGCCAGCGCAAGGAACTGCGGAATCAGGTCGGAAACGCCGAGGGCCTTGGTAAAGGCACCGCGGCTGATGATCAGGAAATAGCTGGCCGGGAACAACTGGCCGATCCAATAGCTCGCCCCTTCCAGCGCCCCGACCGGCGTCGTCAGCCCGGAGAAACTGACGGTCGGCAGAATGGTCAGGATCGCCGTGCCGAACAGCGCAGCGATCTGCGTGCTGGTGAAAGTCGACATCAGCAAGCCGATCCCGGTGGTCGCGATGACGTACAGGCCGGCGCCCAGACACAGGGCGAACAGGCTGCCCTTGATCGGCACGTGAAAGATGATCTGCGACTGGATGAGCAGCAAGGCGAAGCTGATCAAGGCGACGACGACGTAGGGCAATTGCTTGCCGAGCAGGAATTCCAGCCGCGTCACCGGCGTCACGTAGAGGTTGGTGATCGAGCCGAGTTCCTTCTCGCGGACCACGCCAAGCGCCATCAGGATGGCCGGGATGAAAATCAGCAAAATCGGAATCACCGCCGGCACCATGGCGTAGATGCTCTTGACGTCCTGGTTGTAGCGGTAGCGCGAGACGATGTTGGCCGGATAGCCGGCGGTGACGCCGGTCTGCTCGCGAATCAGCTGCTGCACGTACTGCAAGTGCATGCCCTCGGCGTAGCCGCGTACCGTTTCGCCCCGATAAGGCATGGCGCCATCGACCAGCATGCCGATTTCGGGCCAGTGACCGCGCCGCAGATCGCGGCCGAAATTGGCCGGAATATCGACCGCCAGGCTCAACTCGCCGCTGCGCATGCGTTTTTCCAGATTGGCATCGTCGAGTATCGGCGCCTGTTCGAGGAAATAGCGCGACCCGGCAATATTCTCGATGTAGGCCCGGCTTTCCGGCGACTGGTCGCGATCGAGCACGGCGAAGCGCAAGCCCTCGACGTCGAGCGAAATGCCGAAACCGAGGACGAACATCAACAGCACCGAGCCGATCAGCGCGAACGCCAGCCGGATCGGATCGCGGCGTAATTCGAGCGCCTCGCGGTAGGAGTAGCCGAGCAGACGCCGCAGGCTGAAGGCGCTGGGTTGCTGTTTGGCCGGCGCGGCGCTCGGCACGGCCGGCTGGGCACTATCGCGACCGGCAACTTCGGGGCCGTGCGGGACTTCGCCGGTGGCGGCGGGAAGCGCTTTCACAACGCCCGTCGCCTCCTCCAGATAGCTGATGAAAGCCGCCTCGAGCGTCGCTTCGCCGCGCGCGGCGCAGAGACCGGCTGGCGTGTCGCTGGCCAGCACCTTGCCGGCGTGCATCAGCGAAATGCGGTCGCAGCGCTCGGCTTCGTTCATGAAATGAGTCGAGATGAAGATGGTGACGCCCTGCCCGCGCGACAATTCGACGAGCAGCGCCCAGAAATCGTCGCGCGCCACCGGATCGACGCCGGAAGTCGGTTCGTCGAGAATCAGCAGCTTCGGTTCATGGACCACCGCGACGGCCAGCGACAGGCGCTGGCGGATGCCCAGCGGCAATTCGGCGGCCGCCTTGTCGGCGTAGGGTTCAAGGCCGAAACGCTGCATCAGTTCGGCAATCCGCGGACCGCGCCGGGCATCCGGCAGGTGGAACAACCGGGCGTGCAGATCGAGATTGGCGCGAACCGTCAACTCGCCGTACAGCGAGAACGACTGCGACATGTAGCCGACCTGCTTGCGGGTTTCCAGATCATGCGCATCGATCGCCTTGCCGAACAGCTTGGCCTCGCCTTCGCTGGGTGGCAGCAGGCCGGTCAGCATCTTCATCGTGGTCGTCTTGCCGCAGCCGTTGGAGCCGAGAAAGCCAAAAATCTCGCCCGGTTCGATCTTGAAACTGACCCGGTCGACTGCCGTGAAATCGCCAAAGCGCTGCGATAGGCCGGCCGCTTCGATGGCGTAGCTGCCGCCATCACCAACGCGCGGCGGAATGACCAGCGCGTGATGGGCCTGCCGACGTTCTTCCGGCAACAACTGGATAAACGCCCCGTCGAGCGTTGGCTGCCCGGTCTGCGCCCGCAACTCGGCCGGCGTGCCAGTACCGATCACCTGGCCGCCATCCATCGCCACCAGCCAGTCGAAACGCTCCGCCTCTTCCATGTAGGCGGTGGCCACCAGCACGCTCATGCCCGGCCGGCGGGCGCGGATGCTGTCGATCAGCTCCCAGAACTGGCGGCGCGACAGCGGATCGACGCCGGTCGTCGGCTCATCGAGAATCAGCAGGTCGGGGTCGTGGATCAGCGCGCAGCACAAACCCAGTTTCTGTTTCATGCCGCCCGACAGCTTGGCCGCCGGCCGCTCCCGGAAAGGCTCCAGGCCGGTGCTGGTGAGCAGCTCGGCGATGCGTTGCTGGCGCTCGCGCTTG harbors:
- a CDS encoding ABC transporter permease; translation: MRLPSLSNIFRLGLKELKSLRADKTLMVLICWAFSGAIYTAATGVSQELHNAPIAIVDEDQSPLSSRLVDAFYPPFFRQPQMISLAELDAGMDAGRYNFTLVIPAHFQRDVQAGKVPDVQLNIDATIMSQAFIGATYIKSIALGEVNEYLTGRRDSAATPIKLTSRVRFNPNLNGFWFGGVMEVINNVTMLTIILVGAAFIREREHGTIEHLLVMPLTPLEIMMAKIWANGMIVLCGVTFALLVMVRQVLAVPIAGSIPLFLAAAACYLFAAASIGIFLGTLARSMPQFGLLLILSILPLLMLSGGVSPRESMPEMVQNIMLAAPTTYFVRLAQGILYRGAGIDGIWQDLLAMTAIGACFFFVALLRFRKAVTQTQV
- the rbbA gene encoding ribosome-associated ATPase/putative transporter RbbA, with the protein product MDRTPVARLAGVSHRYAATVALENIELSLPAGCMVGLIGPDGVGKSSLLALVSGARLIQTGTVEVLGGDIGNRRFRASVQPCIAYMPQGLGKNLYPTLSVFENVDFFGRLFGQGKRERQQRIAELLTSTGLEPFRERPAAKLSGGMKQKLGLCCALIHDPDLLILDEPTTGVDPLSRRQFWELIDSIRARRPGMSVLVATAYMEEAERFDWLVAMDGGQVIGTGTPAELRAQTGQPTLDGAFIQLLPEERRQAHHALVIPPRVGDGGSYAIEAAGLSQRFGDFTAVDRVSFKIEPGEIFGFLGSNGCGKTTTMKMLTGLLPPSEGEAKLFGKAIDAHDLETRKQVGYMSQSFSLYGELTVRANLDLHARLFHLPDARRGPRIAELMQRFGLEPYADKAAAELPLGIRQRLSLAVAVVHEPKLLILDEPTSGVDPVARDDFWALLVELSRGQGVTIFISTHFMNEAERCDRISLMHAGKVLASDTPAGLCAARGEATLEAAFISYLEEATGVVKALPAATGEVPHGPEVAGRDSAQPAVPSAAPAKQQPSAFSLRRLLGYSYREALELRRDPIRLAFALIGSVLLMFVLGFGISLDVEGLRFAVLDRDQSPESRAYIENIAGSRYFLEQAPILDDANLEKRMRSGELSLAVDIPANFGRDLRRGHWPEIGMLVDGAMPYRGETVRGYAEGMHLQYVQQLIREQTGVTAGYPANIVSRYRYNQDVKSIYAMVPAVIPILLIFIPAILMALGVVREKELGSITNLYVTPVTRLEFLLGKQLPYVVVALISFALLLIQSQIIFHVPIKGSLFALCLGAGLYVIATTGIGLLMSTFTSTQIAALFGTAILTILPTVSFSGLTTPVGALEGASYWIGQLFPASYFLIISRGAFTKALGVSDLIPQFLALACFIPVLTVLSVVLLKKQEK